Genomic segment of Haemorhous mexicanus isolate bHaeMex1 chromosome 12, bHaeMex1.pri, whole genome shotgun sequence:
TCATGGGGATATTGGGCGGAGTGGGTTAAAAGCTGAAGTCCTGGGAGGAGGACTGTAAATCATTCAAGTGACCTTACAGCTGGGAATAACACTTGATAAACCATGTAAACAGCAGCCTGTGATCCACTAGCATGCATCTTAACAGTACCTGTGTCTCCTGTATCTCTGTACCTCCCTGTACCTTTGCCTGGTGTTGCTTCAGGGATCCCCTGGTTATCAAgataacagaaataaatgtacTCTTTGTGTTTTAGCCATCGATTTTCTGCCTGCCTGTGCCAACTCACACAGTGGAGGATTCAGAAGCTCTTTTCAGCAAGGAAACTTTCTACTGCGCAGTTCCTGGCAGCTCTTTGCTCTGAGTCTCCAACTACGGCAGGTTTCAGACAGCAGAAACCAAACCACCTTGTTTAATGTGCCCAAAAGGATTGCTTTTACAACTAAAAACTTCTTCCAAACATGCCCACAGGAGAAATACAAATTGGTGGTTTCTTTTGAGAGAAACAtagagcaggagagctgctgggactGGCTGCAGCTCACTATCAGTTATTTGTGGGCTCCCTCACCAGACCCCATCTTCCCACATGAGCCCTGGGAAATCATGTCAAATTAATTTGTGGTGGCCAACAGATATTTCTCCTCCCCTGTTTTTCCCTCAACAGCCTCATATCATCAAAGCAGGAGCTTGCCCCACTCCAACACCTGGTGCAGGCACAAAAGGGCAGGAGAAGAGATGTGGCCTCTGCTGTCTTTGTCCTGTGGTCATGCACTTCAGCAGCACCCTGACAACACTGCTCTTACCCTACCACAGCTGGACAAGGCTTAGGGAAGTACCTCCTGGCTGGGAGAGTTGCATGAAGACCACCTTGTAGGAAAATTGGCTCCAGTCCAgccctgaaaaaaatccctgatcTCATCACTGCCCTGCAAGAGTCCTGCAAGTTGTGGGGAGGAAGAATGGGGCAAAAATAAAAGACCTGGCCTATCTTTGACCCAGACAGCTTGggcaccaggcacagcaggagctgggcaccccCGGGTTGGCAGGAGGGTGCGTTCTCACTGTGCCAGGACTACTCCTGGCAGGGAATAATACACACTTGCAAGAAGATGCAACAAACAATCAGCTGGAGCCAGGATCTATCAGAGAGCAAGTTTCTCCCTAGTAGTATTTCAGTGGGACACAGCAAGCAGAGGAAGACAAGCTGGATGTAAAGagagctggaagaacagagaagcTTTGTGACTCCCTGCACAAGTAACATGTGTGAGTCTCTCCCATTTCAGCAAAGGGgaaagcagggacagggggatccCACAGTTCTACTGGCCACCACTTTTGGAAACCCCATATCCTGAACCTCCGGATTTTGCAGAGAGCAGCATGACACAGCAGAACCGGCCCGAGCAGCACCGCTGCCGCTCGCAGCGCCTCAGGCCTTGAGGCCAGCCCAGCTCGGGCCGTGCCCGCAGCGCAAGAGCCAAACCTTGGCACGACAGGGCGGGTCCGGGCACATCCACCACGGCCCGGAGCAGCCCAGCGGCGCGGCCTCAAGGGTGACACGGCCGGTTCTTCGCCTGCTGCACTTCAGGGGACTTTCACAAGGGGCAGAGCACCGTGCGAAAACCAGAGCCCCGCGCCAGCAGCGAGTCCTTCAGGCCGCTGACAGGGGCCGAGCGTGTGACCGCCGCCCCCCCCGGCCCGCACTGACCTGTGCCCGCGGCCCCTCGGGGTCCCGGCAGGTGGCGAAGATCCAGGCAGGGGGGCGCGGcgagcccagcagctgcttcaccaGCTCCAGGCCGATGCCGCGGTTGGAGCCGGTCAGCAGCACCGTGCGCGCCGCCGCCATCGCCGCCCGCGACCCGGCCCGCCTGGCGCCGCCTCCCGAGCCCACGGGCCGCACCGGGCTGCCCCGACCCCGCGGGGAAAGCCTGAGGGGGCGGgattgtgtctgtgtgtctctgtatGTCTGTAGGTCTGTGTGCCTGCCCACCTAATGTTCAGTGCAAACAGAACAACCACGTCCCAGCCCTGGCGTCCCCGAAGGGAGGAGCGAGGGGTCTCGGAGCGAACCGGGAGCGCTGAGGGGACTCTTGCTCAGGCTGGTGCGTGAGGGAGAAAGCTTGCAGCAGGTTTGGAGTGGTGTCTGCAGCACCTTTGGCACACTAATCTTAACCGTAGATAAGagtcaaataaaaaaacccaacccaaactaAACCCAATTTAGCGTTAGAAAGTACCAGCCCCTTTACAAGCTGTTTTTATTGCCTGCCCAGAAATGCTCATGATTTGCCTCTTTCCCTGATCATTATATGCAATGAATCTGGTTAACAAATAGATCCACGAAGATGCTCTGAGGCTGTAGCACCCCTCCTATAGAGGTGGGCTGAGAGAGTTgtggttgttcagcctggaaatgaGAAGATTCTGTGGAGCctttagagccccttccagcgCCTCAAGGGTCTTAaagagagctggaggagaactttggacaagggcctgcagtgacaggacaagggggaatggcttcaaactgacagaggacAGGATTAGATTGGGagtttggaagaaattcttccccaggagagtggtgaggccctggcacagcttgcccagagaagctgtgcctgccccatccctggaagtgttcaaggccaggttggacagggcttggggcagcctgaaggtgtccctgctcatggcagaggggttgaaTGAGGTGGTCTTTATGGTTCCTTACCacccaaatgattctgtgatttaggCAGTTTGGGCTTGCAGGTTTTTTGAGggatgttttctcctttttgttgCTATCAGGTACCTGGTTGAACAGCTGCACCAAAGGGGTAGTGTAgtgtaaagaaaggaaaaggtttgCTGGCATCTAGGGATGGGGAAACAGGGttggaggggaaaaggagaacaGAAGAGAGATAATCAGCTGGAGGACTGTGTCTGGAGGGGATCTGCTTttaccagccctgctgccagcctggaggtgggtgttattgttttatttttagctgttaTATGGATAGCCAGATacccattaaaatcccattacGGTGAGCACACAACTGGGATCTCAACAGTGAAGTAATGACTAAGCAACTCTGATGTATATAAATGTTGTTATTTATGTTGCTTATTGTCATCCTTGTTTGACAAACAccacaaaacatttctgataCTGATAAATACACCAGaaactaaatatttatttcagtcGGGTAATAGCATCAGATGATTTGTGCTAACTCTATTCTGCTCCATGATGGTTCAAGTAGACGGGAACCTCTGCTCCCCAGTTTACTTCTGgatattaaaatgcttttagacttttcttttacagaagttggaatttaataaaaataaatctttaattATACTACTAAatactaagaaaaaaacccaaaaccttccTTTTAGCAGATACTTGGATTTAAGgtccccttctccttttcctgcctccTGTGCTCAGGCCATTAATTCAGTGACTTCTcaacagaaatgctgctctgtcTATGGCAAAGTTTAGCAAATAATAATGAGAGTTACCAACACTTACCAACTCTCATAATAATGAGAGGTACCAACACTGGTTAGGGTGAACCACAGCCAGGGTTTGGCCACCTATTCCACACAGATCCTGCATGCTGCAGGCAAATTACATTGATGAACTCTTCCCGAAAAGTGCTTGTTTGAAAACGCCTCGGAGTCAGGGATCCCCAGCGGCCTACTGTGCAGAAACAGTTAaagtgcagccagagctgagggcaggaggagcctgtTCTGAATGCTAATGCGAACCGTGAAAGAAAGGCAGCTCCAAGTAGCAGTAACTGAGTCCTTTCCGGGGCGAGTGTGGGCATTGCTTGACCTGCCTCTGTTCCCCATGAATGAAATAGAGGATTATCGATTCTTTGAAAACCTTGTTAGTTAAGTGTTGGGAGACTTCCAGCAGgtaataatgaaaaatgcaaCCAAAAAGAACACCaccaaataataataaagcaaaaaacccccaaggcTTATCCAAGTGCTCTAGTTTCACTACAACAGGCATTGGGAAACTCCGTGCTGCTTGGTAAAGCGCTGAGTCTGATATTGGTGAATTTTGGAGCATTTGAGGGTATAAATCATAGCATCttagaatgttttgggttgaaTAGAACCTtaagatcacctagttccatcccctctgccatgagcagggacattttccactaGACCTCCGTAAGAATACAAAGTAGTATTTGAGGTCACTTagctaaaaaaacaaaactagtAATTCCTGTTATCAGCTCATTGATGCTGCAATTTGGTTGAAGATTCTGCACTGTAAAGAACAAAATGCATGTGGGCACATGTCCTTTGCACTGAGCTGATGAATTCATCATAAGTGTTGCTTTAAGttactggattaaaaaaaatgtagctagaggaagagggggaaacatcttaatttaaaaaaaaatggtaagtgggtttttttccctcttcctttttaCAAATATGGTTTTAAACCAGAATGAACAACTATGGTAAGTTTTAATTTCTGGTGATAAAATACCAATGTAGCCCATTTTACTCTAACAGTGTCCACAGCTACTTACAGAAcaattttttgagtttttgcTGTTCACAGACTGTATTTTTTCTGCTCAGGTGTGTGGGCAATGGGTCACATCATTTAGGCTGGCATGGCATTTTTGGAGTAGCATGGTGCTCAGCTTTTAGCTTCTTTACAGGGAGTAAATTTTCAATAGTCCcataaatgctttttaatttaaaaattttactcACTCTTTCCTGCTTAAATATCTTTCCTTAATAAGACTTACTGATTTTTCTCAACTGGATTCCTAAATTAACATCTGCGTTATCTTGTATCTATTCCTAAACTTTACAGTGCCTCCTTTTCTCACTTAATACTTGGATGTCAAACCAAGGCAGTCACAAGCTGATCATTTAGCCTGTGCCTTAGTGTTCCTGAGAGGAAGCATATCTGCCACGTGTGACAGCCCGTTCTCAGCCATCCCTGTTAGCAAATCTAATagtgggaaagaaaattcaTCTTGCTTGGTGGTTCTGAGGTCCCTCTTCATGGCACTGTGCTGAAGCATGAAGAATAACCCAGCCACCTATCCTTAGAGGATGGGAGAGAAGAAGGTCAGTGAGAAtctgtgctgtccccatgggTCCTGGCAAAGCAGTTCTGTCCCtgtggtgccagccctgctaCACCTAGGTAGCTGAGGCATCTTGGCTGCTGTCACAAGGGGAATATCCCCAGAAAGTGTTTCTGAACCCAGTGTGAGGCCCCAGGCTGGCACAAGGTCAAAACATTGTGGAGGTTACATGGACAGTGTGAGTATTTTAAATCCTCAGAGTCATAGcattacagaatggtttgggttgcatggaaccttaaagaccatcttgttccaacctctgccatgggcagggatgccttccactagaccaggttgctcagaggcccccccaacctggccttgaacatttccaggggtggggcagccacaattTCCCTGTGTAATCTCTGCCAGGGCCTTCCCACCCTCAcatggaagaatttcttccaaatacCCAATCTAACCCTTCCCTcttgtcagtgtgaagccattccctttGTTCTGTCGCTCTATGCCCTTGATCAAAATCCCTCTCCATCTCTGATACAATGCAGATGTAACCTTGATGAGTGCTTGGAAAACAGCAAAGCTATGACAAAGGTACCATGGGAACTTCACCTGGGAACTGCAGGTAAgctcccccagtccctgctTCCTTTCACAATGAGGTATCATTACTCATAGAATCatatcatggaatcacagaatggattctgttggaagagaccttacaCATTACTCacttccaaccctcctgccatgggttTCCAACTCCCCTCAGATCACTAATCCTCTTCAGcccagaagaaaattaatcagGGAGGGTGGGTACTGCCCAGCTCCAGTTACAGTGCTGGGTTGGTCTCACCCCACCTCTCTGTGGGTGGCTCACTTATCACTATCTATTGATTCTTTAGTAAATGACTAATAGGTGATGACAGACCTGAATGCAAGGTGGAGCAGtggacaaaaaaagaaaaaggataaaatCAGCCTGATTAATAGCATCGagtttatttcttatttatagTAGATTAAATGTACTAAAACTAATTGTGCCGCACCCCTGATCCCCTGGCAGGCAGAGAAAAGCATGTTCCTCCATGCTTCTGTCAGCAGCACTGTCATTGTGCAATCACCTCAGTGACTGAGAGCATGCTTGAGCCTCCAGCAACTAAGAGCGGAAAAGGTGTGATAGCCTCTTGGAAAACTGTCTCCAAGTCTTCCCAGTGTGGTGATGTGAAAACAATCCATGGGTAAAATGTGCAGCAGCCTGAGGGTCATGGGAGAAGAGCTGCAGTGCCCCTGAGCTTGGTGTTTGTGAGGCTGCACCttgaatcctgtgttcagttttgggccgCTCACagcaagaaagacattgaggtgctggagtgtgtccagggaagagcaatggagctggggaaggtctgaagcacaagtctgatgaggagccgatggggagctgggagggctcaacctggagaaaaggagacttgGGACCCTCATCACTCTCTGCAACTCCCTGACAATAGCCAGGTgaggtcaggctctgctcccaggtaACAGGTTACAGGAcgagaggaaacagcctcaggtTGTGCCAAGGGACGTTTcaattggatattaggaaaaaattcttcacagaaaggacTTTCAAGCACTGGTACACAGGCTGCCCTGGAAAGTGGTGGTGTCACCATCCcagaagtgtttaaaaaatgcatggttgtggcacctggggacatggtttagtggtggatttGGCATTGTTAGTCTAATTGCTGAAatcaatgatcttagaggccTTTTgcaacctaaatgattccataATTCTGAGGACTTTAATGCTCAGCTTAAGATTTAGACCATGCAAGAACATTTCAGAGCAAAGTAAGCATCTGAATCCCCTCTTAGGAGCTGGACCAAGGTCCTTCCAGAggcttggggacagcagcagcccttgtgATGAGACTGGGCTGTAAGGCAGTGAGACTGGTTTCTTCCCCCTCTACCTCTTCATGCCAGGCTGGATTTAGACTCCTGGTGAAGCAGTGCTTGTTTAAACTCTAATAATCAATAATGCAGTGTGTGGCCCCAGAGCAAAGTCAACATGATACGTTTACAGCTCTAAAACAGTGGAAGGCTACACAAATGAGGTGACACAGCAAAAATAGGAAAGTTAAAATGttaattgtttattttctgataCTATCTGCTTCTGAGTCACTGTGGAGGTTTCAAACAGGCTGTGGGTGAGGGCCTTATCCACCACCTAGAGGAAGAAAACCATGGAAGTCTATTTGGAGGATTTGAGCTCTTGTGCATCTGTTGGCAAGTATAGTTGAGGTCTGTAGTCATTGAAAAGGAAATACTGAAATGATCTATTTAGCCTGAATGCCAGTCCAGCCATGTGGGAGACCCTCAGTGAGAGATCAGTCTGAGAGGCTGACCTGAGAAGCTGAAATGTTGTCTTTGAGATCACAAGTTCTAGCATCATCATAGCACAAGGATTTCGTATTATCAGAGCTTCATACCTTCTcgatgttcctcacaggcagctccactACATACTGACTGTTCCAGTTCCTTGCAATAGTAACCTAACTCCTCTCAATCCTCTTTCCTTACTCTTATATATCACTAGTTCTTGCTGgttacaggtgtggcctgtcaagatcaggcccacctccaatcttcagcaactggtccagctgcaactcattgggggacaAGATCACCCTCTACACTGAAAGGCCCAAAGCTTTGTACTGCTGGTAAGTGGTAGGAATTCATAAGGGAAAATAAGTCTCTCAACCCATTATGGAAAATTCAAAAAGTAGACAGAGATCCAATTAACCAAGGAAgcaaagtggggaaaaaaataattgcatggAACTTAAGGAGAGGCTCAGACTTGCCAGAGAGAAGATATGGGATCAGCTCACCATAGAAGCTCCAGTGTGCACCTTCCCAAATGGGTTTGGGGAGGGTACCCTTTGCAGGTCGTCCCAGGTCAGAGCAGGAAAGGACCTTATCTCACAGTGTCTGCCAGCTGAGCCCCAGAAAACAGGCTGGAGTGGGCAGGAGGAaatcagctgctgccagagcatgGAGACACACTTGGCATTGCCACCGGGAGGAAGCTGTTCTGGTTAATGCTGCTGCCAAGATATCCTGGGGCAGAAGGTGACATATGAGCAATGTTGTCTCCATTGCTGCCCAGCAGCCTGTGCAATGGCTCTGGGACTCAATGTAGGAGGACAAGGGGTTGGCAAGAGGTTTCTGGGGATGGGTCTTCACTTAGAGTGGGGCAGGAACACATGGTGTACACACACACCTGATCCAGCCTTGCAAACCTGTAATGCATCACCTGAGGTACTGAACAGCACTGGGCTCCACTGATGGCAGCACAGAACAGTCAGTGCCTCATGGTAATAGCTGAGGTGGAGAATAGGCTTTGAGCAGGGCATTTCCTTTGCAGGTAAATGTCCCAGGTGCCTGAGTCCTCTGTGGCTCTGAACAAAGGGACAGCTCAGCTTAGAGCTGCATCCCATGGGATGGGGCACATGACCTGCAGCATGGTGCTGTGCCGGCCATGCAGGTCCCACCCTTCTGCCAGGACACCACAGTGGGTTTGCTCTCCCTCTCCACAGGTCTTTGCTCCACAATGAGGGAGAGGTTATTGTCTCTTGAGGAAGAGGCAGGTGCAAGGCAGAGAACGTTTTCTCAGGGCCACCTGAGGGACAGCTTGGTACAATGTGGAAAGACTATCAAGCCCACAGGATGCTTGTGAACGTGTCAAATCCACCTGAGCCATGGAGCTTCCCACATCAACTCAcatgctgctccctccctcttcaCCCACAACAGCCCCACCTGGCTTATGGCATCAGGTTACCCTGAAAGGAATGCATAATTTTCCTGCAAAAACCAAGTGATTTTGCAGTTAAGTAACAAGGATTGGTCCCCAGCCAGGACATATGTCCTGGAGCTCAAAGAGCTGGAGCAGTTGCTCCTCCCAGAGAAAAGCCAGCACTAGTGCAAGCTGTGAGTGAGTGGGGTGGGACATGCTAAAAGGAAATATTAGAGAGCTGGCTAAACAGTGCAAGCTGAAGAGAGAAGCAGCATGGCAGAGCTTTGTGTCAGCTCCGTTCTGGTGACTGGGGCCAACCGGGGACTCGGCCTGGGGTTTGTCCAGCACTTCCTGAGGATGCCAAAACCACCTCAGTGGATCTTTGCGACCTGTCGGGACCCCAAGGGACAGCGAGCACAGGTGAGGCCAGGTgggaggcaggggctgtgctgggggatgggagcactcagtgccaggaGGATATTGGAACAGGGATGGTGCTTGCAACTGTCTGGAGCTTCAGTcaggcacctggggcacagggcaggtgggcTGAGACAACGTGGGAGCAGCCGggcatggaggggacagggatatGTGATGcgtgcaggagctgtggagtGTTCCCCTGGAATCAGGATCAGGGCAGCTAGAGCAGGGTGCTGGGTACTTGGTGGTACAGGGATGGCACTGGAGGGACATGGGTTTGGCTGGCTTAGCAGGGTGAGCCTTGGCAATGCTGTTCCAGTGTGTTGGTACCAATGTCGTGATGCCTCTTGCAGGACCTACAGAATTTGGTCCCCAAACATCCCAACCTGGTCATCATCGCTCTTGGTAGGTTCCCTCTTGCCTCAATTCCTCTGATGAATGCTTCGGCATTCatcacagccctgggagctccaCACAGGAGACAGTCTGGGGGGGGCATTTCCtttgggggacacaggggatcCCAACACCAGAGGGTCACTGAGCTCCAGTGTATTGGCCCTGCAGAAATTGCCGACCCTGCCAGCATCAAGGCGGCTGCAGCCAAGGTTGAGGAGcacctgggggggtctgggctCAACCTCCTCATCAACAATGCTGGAATGGTCAAGTCTAAGATGCTTGAGGAGGAAACGTTGGACGACATGACCGAGACTTACACCATCAACACAGTTGGACCCCTGCTGATGGGCCAGGTGAGTCGCCAGCACTACAGCACAGGTCCAGAAGGATCCCTTCCCATGTGCTCAAGCTGGACATtacagagggagggaagggccaGTGGGAGGGGCTCCTGTCAGTGCTCTGGTGCCGTGATGGGCTCTCAGTTGATGAGAAGCTCAGGGAGCcatgggctggagctcaggagctggagccagccaggcaggggcaaTGGGAAAGAGGAGGGAGGATGACACCCCAGTGCTGGTCTTAATGTTGCCCATTGTGGAAGGAGCTTCTCCCCTGCGCTGTTCCATGTCTGTGTGcgctcctgtcccctctgtctccTCACAGGCATTTCAACCCTTGCTGAAgaaggctgcccaggggagcccaggctcaggactgagctgcagcaaggcTGCCATCATCAACATATCAAGCCTTGGAGGCTCCctcacttctttctttccttgggAGTTGGTACAAGTTGTCTCGTACCGCTGCAGCAAGGTGCTGTCACACGTGCTGGGGACAAATTcacttcccctgccctgcccagctgcgggTCCCCTTGCAgaccccccttcccctcccaccacTGTCCCTGCATTGTCTCCCCACAGGCTGCTCTGAACATGCTGAGCAAGTGTCAGTCCGTGGCGTACAAGGAGCACGGCATCCTCTGCATTGCTCTCCACCCCGGCTGGGTGCAAACTGACTTGGGCAGATCTGGTGGAGAAGCGGTAAGAATTCCCCCGGGGTAGGTCCATCAGAGCTCCTGTGCTGATTTTGCATCGGTGGGAGTTGCTGTCCTGAGTCCCAGCCCATGGCTTCCCTGTCTAcccagtccctgctggggcagctcctcctgTCCTAGCCCTTTGTGctgggtgtccccatcccctcagtTCTCATCTCAGTCCCTTCCCCTGAGGTTTTCAGCTTTCTCtttgccctggagcagctctttcccctgcctccagctgctccagggccctCAGCCAGGTCTTGGGCATGGGCTGCAtctccccctctgccccacagccccctgtgacAGTGGATGACAGCGTGCAAGGGATGCTGAAggtcctctcctccctctctgaGAAAGATACAGGTGCCTTCCTGGACTGGGAAGGGAATGTCATCCCGTGGTGAGACATCACTTCAGGATCCTGGAAGCCAAGAGGTCCCTTTGGCATGGCTCCCACCTCCCCCACATCCTCAATAAATTCTTGCTGAGACCCCCAGCTCTGTTGTGCAGTGCCAGCTCATGGGGTGGCCCTTTCCAGGTATCCCTCTGCTGCACTGGGGATTGGTGgtgcccacagctgctcccaaccCACGGCCGTCACTGGCATCCCCATGAGTTCCAGCCAGCAGGTCCCATGGCACCATGACTGCCCTCTGGAGACCTCCCCTCAGGAGgcactggaggagctggagcagggccccTCTCCTGAGCCCCTTCAGGCCTGGCTttcccctgcccaggctgagctgcctgaggggctggcagtcacagggagcagctgccctctTCCCTCAGCTGGGGGATGCCTGgtcacaggtgggacagagggacacacagagctcgggcagagcacagggatcCTGCCCCGGGCTCAGACAGAGGGTTTGAGACTAGGTGTGGATATAGAGAAGAGAGGCATCAGCTGCCAGAGTTTAAAGAGGTGAGGTTTACAGGGGGACCAGAGGTGAGTTGGGGAAGGAGATAGAAGCTGCTTCCCAAGGCCTTTTCTTCTTGAGGTGCCACAGCCAAACACCTCATCCCCGTGTGCTTGGCAGCCTAGaagaggcacagccctgccagcacaaCATAAGAAGAGCATGAGCAGGAGAGGAGACATTTCCCAGGAAGGAGTGAATACATTTCCTAGCCACAAAACGGCTGTGGAGGTGGGAAATGGGACTCAGTCCTGGAACAAAGCGCCTGAACGACTCTCCTGGAAGTCTCagtccaggctgctgctgtttctctgtgCTTCCACCTGGGAGAACCAGGCCGGGCTTgggtggctggggcagggagtgACCCAGGGGCTCCCTCACCTCCAAGGGCACCATGCCTGGGACAGCATCTCCAGCACCTCCCCTGGCTGCTCACCTTGCTGGCCTGGTACGGGTGCATGGGGGCCTCTGGCACGCGGAGGCACAGCCCGATGGAGCCCAGCTTGGAGGAGATGTTGGTgacagctgccctgctgcagctcagaccCTCCTTGCCTTGGCTGCCTGCTCCAGGAAtggcagaaattcctgctgcaagGACTCAGATGCTGCATGAAGATGAGTCAAGCCTGCAGTTTGTGTCTTGCTGGAGTGCAAggccagcagctggggatgtgGTGGCCATGCAGGTGCCCATCATTCTGCCAGCAGACTGGGTCCT
This window contains:
- the LOC132332732 gene encoding C-signal-like isoform X1; amino-acid sequence: MAELCVSSVLVTGANRGLGLGFVQHFLRMPKPPQWIFATCRDPKGQRAQDLQNLVPKHPNLVIIALEIADPASIKAAAAKVEEHLGGSGLNLLINNAGMVKSKMLEEETLDDMTETYTINTVGPLLMGQAFQPLLKKAAQGSPGSGLSCSKAAIINISSLGGSLTSFFPWELVQVVSYRCSKAALNMLSKCQSVAYKEHGILCIALHPGWVQTDLGRSGGEAPPVTVDDSVQGMLKVLSSLSEKDTGAFLDWEGNVIPW
- the LOC132332732 gene encoding C-signal-like isoform X2, which translates into the protein MAELCVSSVLVTGANRGLGLGFVQHFLRMPKPPQWIFATCRDPKGQRAQDLQNLVPKHPNLVIIALEIADPASIKAAAAKVEEHLGGSGLNLLINNAGMVKSKMLEEETLDDMTETYTINTVGPLLMGQAALNMLSKCQSVAYKEHGILCIALHPGWVQTDLGRSGGEAPPVTVDDSVQGMLKVLSSLSEKDTGAFLDWEGNVIPW